One Spinacia oleracea cultivar Varoflay chromosome 4, BTI_SOV_V1, whole genome shotgun sequence DNA segment encodes these proteins:
- the LOC110791076 gene encoding uncharacterized protein: MRNSLGSYKMRGLMELLQLYRVKTSNAVFATSSSRRIGFGDNNNNNNNNNNNNNNNNNSSLNVQFSEAGFVHTDSASTSGGIVGGDGKPTPSPKPPSPTPRPPPPPPRRVPWLKMVLGTMFSLLLAFWAPKWTTLLKIGGEAEVVMKEVEQAAEVVEKVATVVEKVSEEMANKLPDDNKIKEAALVIEHISQEAAKDAHIAEQIIHKVEKIKQDLEDVEETIEPIIEEIERHKKV; encoded by the exons ATGAGAAACAGTTTAGGATCGTACAAAATGCGTGGTCTGATGGAGCTTCTTCAACTCTATAGAGTGAAAACGAGTAATGCTGTTTTTGCTACTTCATCTAGCCGAAGAATTGGATTTggagataataataataataataataataataataataataataataataataataata gttccTTAAACGTGCAATTTTCTGAAGCTGGATTTGTTCATACTGATTCTGCTTCTACTTCTGGCGGAATAGT GGGAGGAGATGGGAAGCCAACACCTTCGCCTAAACCACCATCTCCAACTCCgcggccaccaccaccaccacctagaCGTGTCCCGTG GTTAAAAATGGTTTTGGGCACGATGTTTTCTCTTCTTCTAGCATTTTGGGCACCTAAATGGACAACTCTGCTCAAAATTGGAG GAGAGGCGGAAGTAGTGATGAAAGAAGTAGAACAAGCGGCGGAAGTAGTGGAGAAGGTGGCAACGGTGGTGGAGAAAGTATCGGAAGAGATGGCTAATAAACTTCCAGATGATAACAAAATTAAGGAAGCAGCTTTGGTTATTGAGCATATTTCACAGGAGGCAGCCAAGGATGCACACATAGCTGAACAAATCATACACAAG GTGGAAAAGATTAAACAAGACCTTGAAGACGTGGAAGAGACAATAGAGCCCATTATTGAAGAAATTGAACGTCACAAGAAAGTCTAA
- the LOC110791079 gene encoding uncharacterized protein: MKKMLLNALKKALLKIPHQIYFETVGGRKKGKVPGLGSGDSLYFAPSRRGGSSSSSYTSSIYSQMSTRLEETQQQLTQKSIELETTKNQTLKAMENDLLLRQSEREEREAERLEHQREIERERQERERERREREEHAAQMKKAMESYERMFSQCTGFPFSQSQDPRDPTGGGTPLC, translated from the coding sequence ATGAAAAAAATGTTGTTGAATGCGTTGAAAAAGGCATTGCTAAAGATCCCACACCAAATCTACTTCGAGACAGTAGGTGggagaaagaagggaaaggTCCCCGGGTTGGGGAGTGGAGACTCTCTATACTTTGCACCATCTAGAAGGGGTGGTAGTTCTTCTAGCTCATACACCTCATCTATTTATTCTCAAATGTCAACTCGCTTGGAAGAGACTCAACAACAGTTGACTCAAAAATCCATTGAGcttgaaacaacaaaaaatcagACGTTAAAGGCTATGGAGAACGATCTACTTTTGAGGCAAAGcgagagagaagaaagagaagcAGAGCGACTAGAGCATCAAAGGGAGATAGAAAGGGAGagacaagagagagaaagggagagacgAGAGAGAGAAGAACATGCCGCCCAGATGAAAAAAGCAATGGAGTCTTACGAGAGGATGTTCAGTCAGTGTACTGGTTTTCCTTTCTCGCAGTCGCAGGACCCTCGAGATCCAACCGGCGGCGGGACACCTTTGTGTTAG